The genome window TGGCAGGTATGAGCGACAACAGTTGGCAGAAAGAATTCAAAGAAGTCTATGACGGTGGCGTGGCCGCCTGGCAGTCGGGGCGCTGTTCGCCGAAGAAGATGTTCGGCGACGCGGACGCCGCATTTCTCGCGAGCATCGGTTGCACAAGACAGGAACTGTTTGACTTCGTGGATGACGCCCAAAACCACGGCGAACCGGATTTTGCCACAGTGCTTGCAGTCCAGGCCATCCGACGCGACTACTTTCTCGACGTGATGGGCGGCAAACCATCGGGCCGCGTCGCTTCGATGGATGATCTGCCGGCGAAGACGGACGAGGTGGATGGAATCGAGTGGCTTCCGCGCATCATTGAAAAGGCGCGGCTCAAACTTCGCGGTGAAATGCCCGCCGATTTGATGTACGGCTGCGGCGGCGACCGTCCGTTTCTGCGCCGGATGAAAATGACACTGCCAGAATTTCTGAAACTGGTCCGGGAATCCGGTCCGGACGATCGGCGAATTGTCAACGCGGTGAAGCGCTCGGCGGGCCTGGTTTGACCGCGCGGGTCAGAGGCGGTCCGATTCCGTCCGGTCGGACTCCGCGCCATGCGGCGGGGAAAAGATTTTCAACCACGGCTCTTTCAACAGGGCCATACGCACAATATCCT of Candidatus Angelobacter sp. contains these proteins:
- a CDS encoding DUF5069 domain-containing protein, whose translation is MSDNSWQKEFKEVYDGGVAAWQSGRCSPKKMFGDADAAFLASIGCTRQELFDFVDDAQNHGEPDFATVLAVQAIRRDYFLDVMGGKPSGRVASMDDLPAKTDEVDGIEWLPRIIEKARLKLRGEMPADLMYGCGGDRPFLRRMKMTLPEFLKLVRESGPDDRRIVNAVKRSAGLV